The following are from one region of the Streptomyces decoyicus genome:
- a CDS encoding MarR family winged helix-turn-helix transcriptional regulator, which translates to MTTDSDTPWLTDQEQCAWRTHLDVSRLLMHQLERDLQPFGLTNNDYEILVNLSEAEDRRLRMSDLAASTLQSKSRLSHQITRMENAGLVRRESCESDRRGLYAVLTDEGWDTMRRVAPHHVASVRKHFIDLFTTEDLQALRTSLTPVAEHLRKERGGL; encoded by the coding sequence ATGACGACCGACAGCGACACCCCCTGGCTGACCGACCAGGAGCAGTGTGCCTGGCGCACCCACCTGGACGTCAGCAGACTGCTGATGCACCAACTCGAGCGCGATCTCCAGCCGTTCGGCCTGACGAACAACGACTACGAGATCCTGGTCAACCTCTCCGAGGCCGAGGACCGAAGGCTGCGGATGAGCGACCTGGCGGCCAGCACCCTCCAGTCCAAGAGCCGCCTCTCCCACCAGATCACCCGGATGGAGAACGCCGGTCTGGTGCGCCGTGAGAGCTGCGAGTCGGACCGCCGGGGCCTCTACGCGGTGCTCACGGACGAGGGGTGGGACACCATGCGCCGGGTAGCCCCGCACCATGTCGCCTCGGTCCGCAAGCACTTCATCGACCTGTTCACCACCGAGGACCTCCAGGCGCTGCGCACCTCGCTCACCCCGGTCGCCGAGCACCTCCGCAAGGAGCGTGGCGGCCTCTGA
- a CDS encoding AIM24 family protein → MTGPVVHDVSSLPADDNVNAYAFSVELNGQWFLQKGKMIAYYGQIDFHGIGHGRLDRLVAGSFHSPLHAADWVVAEGRGKMLLADRAFDVNFFDLDEGNLTIRAGNLLAFQPSLALKQSIVPGFLTLIGTGKFVAASNGPVVFMEPPLRVDPQALVGWADCPSPCHHYDHQYLRGFLGGLRAHTGIGGASGEEHQFEFVGAGTVLLQSTEQLMPELETGAVPTEAGVPGGGGHVPQSGSQLPQLPGNLGSLQRRFGL, encoded by the coding sequence GTGACCGGTCCCGTCGTCCACGACGTCTCTTCGCTCCCCGCCGACGACAACGTCAACGCGTACGCCTTCAGCGTCGAACTGAACGGCCAGTGGTTCCTCCAGAAGGGGAAGATGATCGCCTACTACGGGCAGATCGACTTCCACGGCATCGGGCACGGCCGCCTGGACCGCCTGGTCGCCGGAAGTTTCCATTCGCCATTGCACGCCGCGGACTGGGTCGTCGCCGAGGGCCGGGGAAAGATGCTGCTCGCGGACCGTGCCTTCGACGTGAACTTCTTCGACCTGGACGAGGGCAACCTCACGATTCGCGCGGGCAACCTGCTCGCATTTCAGCCATCTCTCGCGCTGAAACAGTCGATCGTCCCGGGCTTTCTCACCCTCATCGGGACGGGCAAGTTCGTGGCCGCGTCCAACGGCCCGGTGGTCTTCATGGAGCCGCCGCTCCGGGTGGACCCGCAGGCGCTCGTCGGCTGGGCCGACTGCCCCTCCCCGTGCCATCACTACGACCATCAGTACCTGCGGGGATTCCTCGGCGGACTGCGGGCGCACACCGGAATCGGCGGCGCCTCCGGCGAGGAGCACCAGTTCGAGTTCGTCGGCGCCGGCACGGTCCTGCTCCAGTCGACGGAGCAGCTGATGCCGGAGCTGGAAACCGGGGCGGTACCCACCGAGGCGGGCGTTCCGGGCGGGGGCGGACACGTCCCGCAAAGTGGCTCACAACTGCCCCAGCTACCCGGCAACCTCGGGAGCCTCCAGCGCCGCTTCGGGCTGTGA
- a CDS encoding AIM24 family protein produces MPFTVLNSRMVEARIGPGQRLFSQRGAMLAYRGEVSFTPNIQGGQGGVGSMIGRRIAGEATPLMTVEGTGTVMFGHGGHHVQVVDLTGETLHVEADRLLAFDGALQQGTMFMGSQGGVMGMVRGQVTGQGLFTTTLKGVGSAAVMAHGGVIELPITPQRPVHVDPQAYVAHRGDVRNKLSTALGWRDMVGRGSGEAFQLELSGQGTVYVQASEEKL; encoded by the coding sequence ATGCCGTTCACCGTCCTCAACTCCCGCATGGTGGAGGCCAGGATCGGGCCGGGCCAGCGGCTGTTCAGCCAGCGCGGCGCGATGCTCGCCTACCGCGGCGAGGTCAGCTTCACCCCCAACATCCAGGGCGGCCAGGGCGGTGTCGGCTCGATGATCGGCCGCCGGATCGCCGGCGAGGCCACGCCCCTGATGACCGTCGAGGGCACAGGGACCGTCATGTTCGGCCACGGCGGCCATCACGTCCAGGTCGTCGACCTCACGGGCGAGACGCTCCATGTCGAGGCCGACCGCCTGCTGGCCTTCGACGGCGCACTCCAGCAGGGCACGATGTTCATGGGCTCGCAGGGCGGGGTGATGGGCATGGTGCGCGGCCAGGTCACCGGCCAGGGCCTGTTCACCACGACCCTCAAGGGCGTCGGCTCGGCCGCGGTGATGGCGCACGGCGGCGTCATCGAGCTGCCGATCACACCCCAGCGCCCGGTCCATGTCGACCCGCAGGCCTATGTCGCCCACCGCGGCGACGTCCGCAACAAACTGTCCACGGCACTGGGCTGGCGCGACATGGTCGGCCGGGGCTCGGGCGAGGCCTTCCAGCTGGAGCTGTCGGGCCAAGGCACCGTCTACGTACAGGCGTCGGAGGAAAAGCTGTGA
- a CDS encoding AIM24 family protein, translated as MAQFRLQGSKVLAVDMTGDAVKAKNGAMVAYDGQMAFKKMSGGGEGLRGMVTRRLTGEQMAVMEVKGHGTCYFADRASEINLVQLQGEKLYVEASNLLCTDAALRTGTTFTGLRGASQGNGLFTTTVEGSGQAAITSHGPAVVLRVTKQYPLQVDPGAYVAHTGDLKQHFQSGVNFRTFIGEGSGEAFQIRFEGEGLVYVQPSERNTVGGEV; from the coding sequence GTGGCTCAGTTTCGGCTCCAGGGGAGCAAGGTGCTCGCCGTCGACATGACCGGCGACGCCGTCAAGGCGAAAAACGGTGCGATGGTCGCGTACGACGGCCAGATGGCATTCAAGAAGATGTCCGGCGGCGGTGAGGGCCTGCGCGGCATGGTGACCCGGCGGCTCACGGGTGAGCAGATGGCCGTGATGGAGGTGAAGGGCCACGGCACCTGCTACTTCGCCGATCGCGCCAGCGAGATCAACTTGGTGCAGTTGCAGGGCGAGAAGCTGTACGTCGAGGCCAGCAATCTGCTGTGCACGGACGCCGCGCTGCGTACGGGCACGACCTTCACCGGCCTGCGCGGCGCCTCCCAGGGCAACGGCCTGTTCACCACCACCGTCGAGGGCAGCGGCCAGGCGGCGATCACGTCCCACGGCCCCGCGGTGGTGCTGCGGGTCACCAAGCAGTACCCCCTCCAGGTCGACCCGGGCGCCTATGTCGCCCATACCGGCGACCTCAAGCAGCACTTCCAGTCCGGGGTGAACTTCCGCACCTTCATCGGTGAGGGCTCCGGCGAGGCCTTCCAGATCCGCTTCGAGGGCGAGGGCCTGGTCTACGTACAGCCCAGCGAGCGCAACACCGTGGGAGGTGAGGTCTGA
- a CDS encoding DUF3817 domain-containing protein, with protein sequence MDIKTAAALHRLRLASIPEAISFPALLIFGTGFRLAFDYDSLVMPLGLIHGLLFITYVVLLLDVWNRTKWPVKRVAFFFVLAVLPFGGLFGDKILKREEEAGVIAARARKEGVLNT encoded by the coding sequence GTGGACATCAAGACCGCCGCCGCCCTGCACCGACTGCGCCTGGCCTCCATCCCGGAGGCGATTTCCTTCCCGGCGCTGCTGATCTTCGGCACCGGCTTCCGCCTGGCCTTCGACTACGACTCCCTGGTGATGCCGCTCGGCCTGATCCACGGCCTGCTCTTCATCACCTACGTGGTGCTGCTGCTGGACGTGTGGAACCGCACGAAGTGGCCCGTCAAGCGCGTCGCCTTCTTCTTCGTGCTGGCGGTCCTGCCGTTCGGCGGCCTCTTCGGGGACAAGATCCTCAAGCGTGAGGAGGAGGCGGGCGTGATCGCGGCCCGCGCCCGCAAGGAAGGTGTCCTGAACACATGA
- a CDS encoding MTH1187 family thiamine-binding protein, with translation MIVAFSVSPLGVGEDVGAYVADAVRVVRESGLPHRTDAMFTSIEGEWDEVMDVVKRAVAAVEARAGRVSLVLKADIRPGVTDGLTSKVETVERYLAEGGTGRS, from the coding sequence ATGATCGTCGCCTTCTCCGTGAGCCCCCTGGGCGTCGGCGAGGACGTCGGCGCGTACGTCGCCGACGCGGTCCGGGTCGTCCGCGAGTCGGGGCTGCCGCACCGCACGGACGCGATGTTCACCTCCATCGAAGGTGAATGGGACGAGGTCATGGACGTCGTCAAGCGCGCGGTGGCGGCCGTCGAGGCGCGCGCCGGGCGGGTCTCCCTGGTGCTCAAGGCCGACATCCGGCCCGGCGTCACGGACGGCCTGACCTCGAAGGTGGAGACCGTGGAGCGGTATCTCGCCGAGGGCGGCACCGGCCGGTCCTGA
- a CDS encoding ArsR/SmtB family transcription factor, with the protein MPVNLHFGADDLLRIRFAVSALCETHEAVRTLRRADRHGYHTPWLRRMRETLAGLDLTPLWLFMPSSGYTPDFLGRPPDTPLAGFDDELARLRATDPALARAEMAKSLAGTPGAAQSARGRAALADPARAVRELAEVTERAWRVLIAPDWPRLRALLEAEIAYRSRQLADGGLQRLFADLHPRVSWSGDTLTVRTRTDVARMQDLDGRGVLLLPSVFVWPDVVSGFEPPWQPTVIYPARGIGGLWTEPQTGPALARLLGANRAAVLAALDAPSTTTALAHRLGLAPSSVSVHLSVLRDAGLLASRRHGHQVLYERTPLGITLAAGG; encoded by the coding sequence ATGCCGGTGAACCTGCACTTCGGCGCCGACGACCTGCTCCGCATCCGGTTCGCCGTCTCGGCACTGTGCGAGACCCATGAGGCCGTACGCACCCTGCGCCGCGCGGACCGGCACGGCTATCACACGCCGTGGCTGCGCCGGATGCGCGAGACGCTGGCCGGCCTGGACCTGACGCCGCTGTGGCTGTTCATGCCGTCGTCGGGCTACACCCCCGACTTCCTGGGCCGCCCGCCGGACACCCCGCTGGCCGGCTTCGACGACGAGCTGGCGCGGCTGCGCGCCACCGACCCGGCCCTGGCCCGCGCCGAGATGGCCAAGTCGCTGGCCGGTACGCCGGGTGCCGCACAGTCGGCGCGCGGCCGGGCGGCGCTGGCGGACCCGGCGCGGGCCGTACGCGAGCTGGCCGAGGTCACCGAACGGGCCTGGCGGGTGCTGATCGCCCCGGACTGGCCGCGGCTGCGGGCACTGCTGGAGGCCGAGATCGCCTACCGGTCGCGCCAGTTGGCGGACGGCGGGCTCCAGCGGCTGTTCGCCGATCTGCATCCGCGGGTGTCGTGGTCGGGCGACACGCTCACCGTCCGCACCCGTACCGACGTCGCCCGGATGCAGGATCTGGACGGCCGCGGGGTGCTGCTGCTGCCCAGCGTCTTCGTGTGGCCGGACGTGGTCAGCGGTTTCGAACCGCCCTGGCAGCCGACCGTCATCTATCCGGCGCGCGGCATCGGCGGGCTGTGGACCGAGCCGCAGACGGGCCCGGCGCTGGCGCGGCTGCTGGGGGCGAACCGCGCCGCCGTACTGGCCGCCCTCGACGCGCCGTCGACCACGACGGCCCTGGCCCACCGGCTCGGCCTGGCGCCGTCCTCCGTCTCGGTGCATCTGTCCGTGCTGCGCGACGCCGGTCTGCTGGCCTCGCGCCGGCACGGACATCAGGTGCTGTACGAGCGCACTCCGCTGGGGATCACCCTGGCGGCGGGCGGGTGA
- a CDS encoding MFS transporter, with the protein MPSPSGPAPSGRPPACPEEGAAACAEPSACAEPSAGAGPSADAGPSAGEVRADGYRAVFAVPEFRFVFAAHLLSSLGVVVCEIALTVLVFRLTASPLMSALTFALGLLPYVLGGTLLSAVADRCPARRVLVLCDVLCALAAAGMVLPGTPVAVLLVLRCVIAAIAPVFAGTRAATLGEILGGGELFVLGRSVIRIVNQSAQLAGFAAGGLLLAVVSPAAVLALTAGTFLGSALLLRLGTLARPARDGARGEGRGALLGASLGGVRRLLADRRVRALLLLTWLPPAFVVVPEALLIPYADGLGVGPAGMGLLMCSMPVGAVAAESLAGSFLGPRARTRLTFPMGVFAVLPSLGFAAQPSLGWAVLLLVLTGTGISYNFGVDRWFVAAVPGALLGQAMTVMQAGRMTVMGSAMGLAGAAAEYAPLRVVMPAAGVVGAVCVLAVIREVRRTAPGWPAGAAGAAAGAVRDPAGPVRDPAGPVPGTEN; encoded by the coding sequence ATGCCCTCCCCCTCCGGGCCCGCGCCGTCGGGCCGTCCTCCCGCCTGCCCCGAAGAGGGCGCCGCCGCCTGCGCCGAGCCGTCCGCCTGCGCCGAGCCGTCCGCCGGTGCCGGACCGTCCGCCGACGCCGGACCGTCCGCCGGCGAGGTCCGCGCCGACGGCTATCGCGCCGTGTTCGCGGTCCCGGAGTTCCGGTTCGTCTTCGCCGCGCATCTGCTGTCCTCGCTCGGCGTGGTGGTCTGCGAGATCGCATTGACCGTCCTCGTCTTCAGGCTCACCGCGTCGCCGCTGATGAGCGCCCTGACCTTTGCGCTGGGACTGCTGCCGTACGTGCTCGGCGGGACGCTGCTGTCCGCCGTCGCCGACCGCTGTCCGGCCCGGCGGGTGCTGGTCCTCTGCGATGTGCTGTGTGCGCTGGCGGCGGCGGGAATGGTGCTGCCGGGCACGCCGGTCGCGGTCCTGCTGGTGCTGCGCTGTGTGATCGCGGCCATCGCGCCGGTCTTCGCCGGGACCCGGGCCGCGACGCTGGGAGAGATCCTCGGCGGGGGAGAGCTGTTCGTGCTGGGGCGCTCGGTGATCCGCATCGTGAACCAGAGCGCACAGCTCGCCGGCTTCGCGGCGGGGGGCCTGCTGCTCGCCGTGGTGTCCCCGGCGGCGGTGCTCGCGCTCACCGCCGGTACGTTCCTCGGCTCGGCGCTGCTGCTGCGGCTGGGGACCCTGGCGCGGCCGGCGCGTGACGGGGCACGGGGCGAGGGGCGCGGTGCGCTGCTGGGGGCCTCGCTGGGCGGGGTGCGGCGGCTGCTGGCCGACCGCCGGGTACGGGCGCTGCTGTTGCTGACCTGGCTGCCGCCGGCGTTCGTCGTCGTCCCCGAGGCGCTGCTGATCCCCTATGCCGACGGGCTGGGCGTCGGGCCCGCCGGTATGGGGCTGCTGATGTGCAGCATGCCCGTCGGGGCGGTGGCCGCCGAGAGCCTGGCGGGCTCGTTCCTCGGCCCGCGGGCCCGTACCCGGCTGACGTTCCCCATGGGCGTCTTCGCCGTACTGCCCTCGCTCGGCTTCGCCGCGCAGCCCTCGCTCGGCTGGGCGGTGCTGCTGCTCGTGCTGACCGGTACCGGGATCTCGTACAACTTCGGTGTCGACCGCTGGTTCGTCGCCGCGGTCCCCGGCGCGCTGCTGGGGCAGGCGATGACGGTGATGCAGGCGGGCCGGATGACGGTCATGGGATCGGCGATGGGGCTGGCCGGCGCCGCCGCGGAGTACGCACCGCTGCGGGTCGTGATGCCGGCCGCCGGGGTGGTGGGGGCGGTCTGCGTACTCGCGGTGATCCGGGAGGTGCGGCGTACGGCGCCGGGGTGGCCGGCGGGAGCGGCCGGGGCGGCCGCCGGAGCGGTGCGGGACCCGGCCGGTCCGGTGCGGGACCCGGCCGGCCCGGTCCCCGGTACCGAAAACTGA
- a CDS encoding MarR family winged helix-turn-helix transcriptional regulator, whose product MPKPLSLAFDPIARADELWQQRWGAVPSMAAITSIMRAHQILLAEVDAVVKPYGLTFARYEALVLLTFSKAGELPMSKIGERLMVHPTSVTNTVDRLVKSGLVAKRPNPNDGRGTLATITEKGREVCDSATRDLMAMDFGLGAYDAEECGEIFAMLRPLRVAAEDFQDE is encoded by the coding sequence GTGCCGAAGCCGCTCAGCCTTGCTTTCGATCCCATCGCGCGTGCCGACGAACTGTGGCAGCAGCGCTGGGGCGCCGTGCCCTCGATGGCCGCCATCACCTCGATCATGCGCGCCCATCAGATCCTGCTGGCCGAGGTGGACGCGGTGGTCAAGCCGTACGGACTGACCTTCGCCCGCTACGAGGCGCTGGTGCTGCTGACCTTCTCCAAGGCCGGTGAACTGCCGATGTCGAAGATCGGCGAGCGGCTGATGGTGCACCCGACCTCGGTGACCAACACCGTCGACCGGCTGGTGAAGTCGGGTCTCGTCGCCAAGCGGCCGAACCCGAACGACGGGCGGGGCACGCTCGCCACCATCACGGAGAAGGGCCGCGAGGTGTGTGACAGTGCGACCCGCGATCTGATGGCGATGGACTTCGGGCTCGGGGCGTACGACGCCGAGGAGTGCGGGGAGATCTTCGCGATGCTGCGGCCGCTGCGGGTGGCGGCGGAGGATTTCCAGGACGAGTAG
- a CDS encoding DUF3817 domain-containing protein codes for MKRSVLTRYRAMAYITAVMLLVLCTCMVFKYGFGMGKDLTLVVSQIHGVLYIIYLVFAFDLGSKAKWKFGKLLWVLVSGTIPTAAFFVERQVVREVEPLITDDAPEPVKA; via the coding sequence ATGAAGCGAAGCGTCCTGACCCGCTACCGGGCGATGGCCTACATCACCGCCGTGATGCTGCTGGTGCTCTGCACGTGCATGGTTTTCAAGTACGGCTTCGGGATGGGCAAGGACCTCACCCTCGTCGTCTCGCAGATCCACGGCGTGCTCTACATCATCTACCTGGTCTTCGCCTTCGACCTGGGCTCCAAGGCCAAGTGGAAGTTCGGCAAGCTGCTCTGGGTGCTGGTCTCGGGCACGATCCCCACCGCTGCGTTCTTCGTGGAGCGCCAGGTGGTGCGCGAGGTCGAGCCGCTGATCACCGATGACGCTCCGGAGCCGGTGAAGGCCTGA
- a CDS encoding acyl-CoA mutase large subunit family protein — protein sequence MNADAIDEGRRRWQARYDSARKRDADFTTLSGDPVEPAYGPRPGDSVEGFERIGWPGEFPFTRGLYPTGYRGRTWTIRQFAGFGNAEQTNERYKMILKAGGGGLSVAFDMPTLMGRDSDDPRSLGEVGHCGVAIDSAADMEVLFQDIPLGDVTTSMTISGPAVPVFCMYLVAAERQGIDPGVLNGTLQTDIFKEYIAQKEWLFQPEPHLRLIGDLMEHCARGIPAYKPLSVSGYHIREAGATAAQELAYTLADGFGYVELGLSRGLDVDTFAPGLSFFFDAHLDFFEEIAKFRAARRIWARWMRDVYGATSDKAQWLRFHTQTAGVSLTAQQPYNNVVRTAVEALAAVLGGTNSLHTNALDETLALPSEQAAEIALRTQQVLMEETGVANVADPLGGSWFIESLTDRIEADAEKIFDQIKERGRRAVPNGEHPIGPMTSGILRGIEDGWFTGEIAESAFQYQQALEKGDKKVVGVNCHHGSVTGDLEILRVSHEVEREQVRALAQRKEARDDARVQASLKAMLEAARDGGNMIEPMLEAVRAEATLGEICGVLRDEWGVYTEPAGF from the coding sequence ATGAACGCTGACGCGATCGATGAGGGCCGCCGCCGCTGGCAGGCTCGGTACGACTCCGCCCGGAAGCGGGACGCGGACTTCACCACGCTCTCGGGAGATCCCGTCGAGCCGGCGTACGGGCCCCGGCCCGGGGACTCGGTCGAGGGCTTCGAGCGGATCGGGTGGCCGGGTGAGTTCCCCTTCACGCGGGGCCTGTATCCGACCGGCTACCGCGGGCGGACGTGGACGATCCGCCAGTTCGCCGGTTTCGGCAATGCCGAGCAGACCAACGAGCGCTACAAGATGATCCTGAAGGCGGGCGGCGGCGGCCTCTCCGTCGCCTTCGACATGCCCACCCTGATGGGCCGGGACTCCGACGACCCGCGCTCGCTGGGCGAGGTCGGGCACTGCGGTGTCGCCATCGACTCGGCGGCCGACATGGAGGTCCTGTTCCAGGACATTCCGCTGGGCGACGTCACGACGTCCATGACGATCAGCGGGCCCGCCGTCCCGGTCTTCTGCATGTATCTGGTGGCCGCCGAACGGCAGGGCATCGATCCGGGGGTCCTGAACGGCACGCTCCAGACGGACATCTTCAAGGAGTACATCGCGCAGAAGGAGTGGCTCTTCCAGCCCGAGCCGCATCTGCGTCTGATCGGCGACCTGATGGAGCACTGCGCGCGCGGCATCCCCGCGTACAAGCCGCTCTCGGTCTCCGGCTACCACATCCGCGAGGCGGGCGCGACGGCCGCCCAGGAGCTGGCGTACACGCTCGCCGACGGCTTCGGCTATGTGGAGCTGGGCCTCTCCCGTGGGCTGGACGTCGACACCTTCGCCCCCGGCCTGTCCTTCTTCTTCGACGCGCATCTGGACTTCTTCGAGGAGATCGCCAAATTCCGGGCCGCGCGCCGGATCTGGGCCCGCTGGATGCGGGACGTCTACGGCGCGACGAGCGACAAGGCGCAGTGGCTGCGCTTCCACACCCAGACCGCGGGTGTCTCGCTGACCGCCCAGCAGCCGTACAACAACGTCGTACGGACCGCCGTCGAGGCCCTGGCGGCCGTGCTCGGCGGCACGAACTCGCTGCACACCAACGCGCTGGACGAGACCCTCGCCCTGCCCAGTGAGCAGGCCGCGGAGATCGCGCTGCGCACCCAGCAGGTGCTGATGGAGGAGACCGGGGTCGCCAACGTCGCCGACCCGCTGGGCGGTTCGTGGTTCATCGAGTCGCTGACCGACCGGATCGAGGCGGACGCCGAGAAGATCTTCGACCAGATCAAGGAGCGCGGCAGGCGGGCGGTCCCGAACGGCGAGCACCCCATCGGCCCGATGACCTCCGGCATCCTGCGCGGCATCGAGGACGGCTGGTTCACCGGCGAGATCGCCGAATCCGCCTTCCAGTACCAGCAGGCGCTGGAGAAGGGCGACAAGAAGGTCGTCGGCGTCAACTGCCACCACGGCTCGGTCACCGGCGACCTGGAGATCCTGCGGGTCAGCCACGAGGTCGAGCGCGAGCAGGTGCGGGCGCTCGCGCAGCGCAAGGAGGCCCGTGACGACGCCCGGGTCCAGGCCTCGCTGAAGGCGATGCTGGAAGCCGCCCGGGACGGCGGCAACATGATCGAGCCGATGCTGGAGGCCGTACGGGCCGAGGCGACGCTCGGCGAGATCTGCGGAGTGCTGCGGGACGAGTGGGGGGTTTATACGGAGCCGGCGGGGTTCTGA
- a CDS encoding WXG100-like domain-containing protein encodes MATIMLPVEVDWVLDLLGFQWPNVDEDKIRDAAEAWSDFAAAVRQYQQQGVTASNTVHGANSGEAVEAFGNHWKKFAGGDGYLDDVADAAEVLAVVLQVVAALVMVMKIAVIVQLIALAIEFAMAQAAAPVTLGASEAGAAAATATTRVMIRKILNEAKTKIVQAVKEALEKKVVKGAREIAVDLAKDLGKDMAKGVGQNLVSQGIQNYFGAQDGFEPKDAGKALLDPLAEKAKDVGKVGTGGLHMAQGVGKVAQGDFAEGGKQIWEGEQETAGGIKSVYDIRHKDKEAAPEGDGAGDGGTSGDGTGDGGSSGDGSGASSGTGTTSASDGGSGGASDGGSGGPASSGGSDGAAAAPASGARPRLSDGIPDNEAPGSDDGRDEARRVRNAFG; translated from the coding sequence GTGGCCACCATCATGCTTCCTGTGGAGGTCGACTGGGTTCTCGATCTGCTGGGCTTCCAATGGCCCAATGTCGACGAGGACAAGATCCGGGATGCGGCCGAGGCCTGGAGCGACTTCGCCGCAGCCGTCCGCCAGTACCAACAGCAGGGCGTCACCGCCTCGAACACGGTGCACGGCGCCAACTCCGGTGAGGCGGTCGAGGCCTTCGGCAACCACTGGAAGAAGTTCGCGGGCGGCGACGGCTATCTCGATGATGTGGCCGACGCCGCCGAGGTGCTCGCGGTGGTGCTACAGGTCGTGGCCGCGCTCGTCATGGTGATGAAGATTGCGGTGATCGTGCAGCTCATCGCGCTGGCAATCGAGTTCGCCATGGCTCAGGCCGCCGCGCCGGTCACCCTCGGTGCCTCCGAGGCCGGGGCGGCCGCGGCCACGGCGACGACCAGGGTGATGATTCGCAAGATCCTCAACGAGGCGAAGACGAAGATCGTCCAGGCCGTCAAGGAGGCCCTGGAGAAGAAGGTGGTGAAGGGCGCCCGGGAGATTGCCGTGGACCTGGCCAAGGACCTCGGCAAGGACATGGCCAAGGGCGTCGGACAGAACCTCGTCTCACAGGGGATCCAGAACTACTTCGGGGCGCAGGACGGGTTCGAACCGAAGGACGCGGGCAAGGCCCTGCTCGACCCCCTCGCCGAGAAGGCCAAGGATGTCGGCAAGGTCGGCACGGGCGGCCTCCATATGGCCCAGGGCGTCGGCAAGGTCGCGCAGGGCGACTTCGCCGAGGGCGGCAAGCAGATCTGGGAGGGGGAGCAGGAGACCGCCGGGGGCATCAAGAGCGTCTACGACATCCGCCACAAGGACAAGGAAGCGGCGCCCGAGGGCGACGGGGCGGGTGACGGTGGCACGTCCGGAGACGGGACGGGTGACGGCGGCTCGTCCGGCGACGGTTCGGGCGCCTCCTCCGGAACCGGTACGACCTCGGCGTCCGACGGCGGTTCCGGCGGTGCGTCCGACGGGGGAAGCGGCGGCCCCGCGTCCTCCGGCGGCTCCGACGGCGCCGCGGCCGCGCCGGCGAGCGGGGCGCGGCCCCGGCTCTCGGACGGCATCCCCGACAACGAGGCACCCGGCTCGGACGACGGTCGGGACGAGGCCCGTCGCGTCCGCAACGCCTTCGGCTGA